In Cupriavidus basilensis, the following proteins share a genomic window:
- a CDS encoding TetR/AcrR family transcriptional regulator, translated as MAKNLTQEEIDAFKARLCAVAERRFAEGGVASVSMRQLAEELGCSPMTPYRYFKDKDDILAAVRTAAFDRFAATLEAAGASVAEPRERARAVGEAYLAFAFAQPNAYRLMFDMTQPDDDRYPDLERAGSRARRTMSAHLETMAQRGLIHGDPQVLSYVIWASIHGLVMLRLAGKLPGDPDFRAIHAEMLRLLAAGMRAPMPAASLEAGNEAGHETVSEPVPTSMPKPIRQQRKRSSR; from the coding sequence ATGGCAAAAAACCTCACCCAGGAAGAGATCGACGCGTTCAAGGCCCGCCTGTGCGCGGTAGCGGAGCGGCGCTTCGCCGAAGGCGGCGTAGCCAGCGTGAGCATGCGCCAGCTCGCCGAGGAACTGGGCTGCAGCCCGATGACGCCCTACCGCTACTTCAAGGACAAGGACGACATCCTGGCGGCGGTGCGCACCGCCGCGTTCGACCGTTTCGCCGCCACCCTTGAGGCCGCCGGCGCCAGCGTTGCCGAGCCGCGCGAACGCGCGCGCGCGGTGGGCGAGGCCTATCTCGCCTTTGCCTTTGCCCAGCCCAATGCTTACCGGCTGATGTTCGACATGACCCAGCCGGACGACGACCGCTACCCCGACCTGGAGCGCGCCGGCTCGCGTGCGCGCCGCACCATGAGCGCGCATCTGGAAACCATGGCGCAGCGCGGCCTGATCCACGGCGACCCGCAGGTGCTGAGCTATGTGATCTGGGCCTCGATCCACGGGCTGGTGATGCTGCGCCTGGCCGGCAAGCTGCCCGGCGACCCCGATTTCCGCGCTATCCACGCCGAGATGTTGCGGCTGCTGGCTGCGGGCATGCGCGCGCCCATGCCCGCGGCAAGTCTCGAAGCGGGGAATGAAGCAGGTCATGAAACCGTTAGCGAACCCGTCCCCACATCCATGCCGAAGCCAATCCGGCAGCAGAGAAAAAGGAGCTCCCGATGA